In Trichlorobacter lovleyi, the DNA window CCGCCCTTGCCGGAGGCGCTCTGGTGATTAAATCTCCTGCCGGGCAGGGGATACGAATTTTTATGGAGTTGCCATGTCATTGATCCGATTGGTCATTGCTGATGATCATGCCATGTTTCGTCAGGGGTTATGCTCCCTGATCGCCATGACAGAAGATTGTGAGCTGGTTGGCGCATGCAGCCGGGGTGATGAGGCCCTGGAGCTGATCCGGCAACTGCGGCCAACCGTTGCGGTTCTGGATATCTCAATGCCCGGCCTGGATGGGCTTTCAGTCGTGGCAACCCTGCGGCGCGAAGGTGATACCACGCCGGTGATTATTCTGACTGCCCACGATGATCCGCTGATGCTGGAGCGGGCCAGGTGTTTCGGGGTAAACGGCTACGTCAACAAGGAGTTTGCCTTTGAGCAGCTGCTGGTGATCCTGCGGAAGGTGGCAGATGGCAGTACCCTGCTGAAAGAACATGAACCCGTGACCTCCTCAACGGCATTAACGGAGCGGGAGCGTGAGGTGGTCAGGCTGGTGGCCAGCGGGATGAACAGCCGCATGATCGGTGAATTGCTGGGTATCAGCAACAAGACCGTGGATAACCATCGTACCAATATCATGCACAAGCTGCATATCCATACCACGGCCGAGCTGGTGCGCTATGCCGTTAAGCTGGGGTTGGGGTAAGTGGCCGTGTCTGCCACAGGCAAAAAGATCGAGGCGTTGATCCGTACCGCAGGTGCTACCGCACTGGATCTGAAGTTGGCCCGTGTCTGCGAGCTGTGTCCGGTCTGCCGTCATGCCCGCAAGCAGCAGCAGGGGCTTGCCTTCAGGTTGGTGAAGGGGATTGAGCAGGATATCTGTCCCTTCTGTCGGGCCTATGAACGGGTGCATGGCAGAAAAGCCCATCAACAGAAGCAATAACTGCTGGACGGGTCTCAGGAGATGAGGCTGCTCAGCGCACATGCCGTGTCAATGAACCGGTTGCTTGCACTGGTATCCGCCATGATTATTACCTCTGCATACGGTGCAGAACTGCCTCCCTGTCCGGCATCACCCAACTGTGTCTGCAGCCAGGCAAAAGACAGCCACCGGATCGCTCCGTTTTCAATCAAGGGGGACCCTGACCAGGCCTTGAGACGCCTGCATGCTCTGTTGCTGGAACGCTCAGATACCACTGTGATTGCCGTTGATCAGGATCTGATCAAGGTTGAATTCAGAACCCTGCTGGGATTTGTGGATGACGGCGTGTTTCTGCTGGATCGGGAGCTGGCAGTGATCCATCTCCGTTCGGCTGCACGCCTGGGCTATTGGGATCTGGGTAAAAACCGGCGGCGTATGGAAGAAATCAGGCGGCAGTTTGAACAGCCGTAAGGGGGTGGTTTGACTGAAGACAGGTGGATGTAAAACTGCCATGATAGACAGCCTGCCACCATCCGCCATAGTTACCCGTCCCCGTCTGTTGTTTGTTGATGATGATCCGGGGGTACTGGCTGCCGTGACCCGTTTTATGCGGCGTTACCGGTTTGAGGTGAAAACCGCTCTGCATGGCCAGGTGGGCTTGCAGGAGTTGCAACAAAACGGGCCGTTTCATGTGGTAATTTCAGATTTTCGTATGCCCGGCATGACCGGAGAGATGTTTCTCGGTAAGGTTGCCGAGCTGGCTCCGAATACCCGTAGGATGATCCTTTCGGCATATGCGGATAGTGACCTGCTGCTGGCAGCCATCAATGCCGGACGGGTTCACCGCTACCTGACAAAGCCGTGGGATTCTCAGGAACTGTTGACGATCATTCGTGAGCTGATTGACGAATACCAGCAGGTCGTACTACGGAATGACCAGGTTCAGCTGCTTTCGGATACCAACCAACAACTGGAAACCAGCCTCCATCAGCATACCTCGGAAATGGAGGCCCAGGGCCGCCGGCTCCAGGAGTCAAATCGTCGACTTTCCCTGCTTTCCGCCCATCTTGAAAAAGTACGAGAGGATGAGCGCCGATCAATTGCCCGTGATATTCATGACGATCTGGGACAAACCTTAACAGCTATGCATCTTGAAATAACAGCCATGCTGCACGCTGACAACGTAATTGACCTGACGCCTCGCCTGTGTGATCTGAAAAAACAGGTTGACGCAGCTATTGGCACGGTGCAACGGATCATCTCGACAATGCGTCCTCAAGTACTGGAGGAACTTGGCCTTGAAGCGGCATTGGAAAGTTTAGCCCAAGAGGTGCGAAAGCGTACCAACATTACGTGCGTGACCTCCTGCACGTTGGCAGGAGAGCCTATTTCCCAAGAGGTCGCCTCTTGTCTGTACCGTGTGGCACAGGAGTCTCTCACCAATGTATTCCGCCACTCCAAGGCAACTAAGGTGCTATTGAC includes these proteins:
- a CDS encoding response regulator: MSLIRLVIADDHAMFRQGLCSLIAMTEDCELVGACSRGDEALELIRQLRPTVAVLDISMPGLDGLSVVATLRREGDTTPVIILTAHDDPLMLERARCFGVNGYVNKEFAFEQLLVILRKVADGSTLLKEHEPVTSSTALTEREREVVRLVASGMNSRMIGELLGISNKTVDNHRTNIMHKLHIHTTAELVRYAVKLGLG
- a CDS encoding DUF1499 domain-containing protein produces the protein MRLLSAHAVSMNRLLALVSAMIITSAYGAELPPCPASPNCVCSQAKDSHRIAPFSIKGDPDQALRRLHALLLERSDTTVIAVDQDLIKVEFRTLLGFVDDGVFLLDRELAVIHLRSAARLGYWDLGKNRRRMEEIRRQFEQP
- a CDS encoding response regulator; translated protein: MIDSLPPSAIVTRPRLLFVDDDPGVLAAVTRFMRRYRFEVKTALHGQVGLQELQQNGPFHVVISDFRMPGMTGEMFLGKVAELAPNTRRMILSAYADSDLLLAAINAGRVHRYLTKPWDSQELLTIIRELIDEYQQVVLRNDQVQLLSDTNQQLETSLHQHTSEMEAQGRRLQESNRRLSLLSAHLEKVREDERRSIARDIHDDLGQTLTAMHLEITAMLHADNVIDLTPRLCDLKKQVDAAIGTVQRIISTMRPQVLEELGLEAALESLAQEVRKRTNITCVTSCTLAGEPISQEVASCLYRVAQESLTNVFRHSKATKVLLTVRRRDGWLQLQIRDNGVGVSEAQTAASNAFGVMGMRERVARCGGSFSISPRVGGGTIVEAQVPEKVEEAGL